Proteins from a genomic interval of Equus quagga isolate Etosha38 chromosome 13, UCLA_HA_Equagga_1.0, whole genome shotgun sequence:
- the WDR62 gene encoding WD repeat-containing protein 62 isoform X6 yields MAAIGPGGFARNDAVEKLPSVMAGVSARRGQSSPPPAPPVCLRRRTRPLAAPEETMQNRVSLEKVLGITAQNSNGLTCDPGTGHVAYLAGCVVVILNPKENKQQHIFNTARKSLSALAFSPDGKYIVTGENGHRPAVRIWDVDEKSQVAEMLGHKYGVACVAFSPNMKHIVSMGYQHDMVLNVWDWKKGILVASNKVSCRVIALSFSEDSSYFVTVGNRHVRFWFLEVSTEAKVTGTVPLVGRSGILGELHNNVFCGVACGRGRMAGNTFCVSYSGLLCQFNEKRVLEKWINLKVSLSSCLCVSQELIFCGCTDGIVRIFQAHSLHYLANLPKPHYLGVDVAQGLEPSFLFHRKAEAVYPDTVALTFDPIHQWLSCVYKDHSIYIWDVKDINKVGKMWSELFHSSYVWNVEVYPEFEDQRACLPSGSFLTCSSDNTIRFWNMDSSPDSHWQKNIFSNTLLKVVYVENDIQHLQDMSHFPDRGSENGTPLDVKAGVRVMQVSPDGQHLASGDRSGNLRIHELHFMDELVKVEAHDAEVLCLEYSKPETGLTLLASASRDRLIHVLNVEKNYNLEQTLDDHSSSITAIKFAGTRDIQMISCGADKSIYFRSAQQASDGLHFVRTHHVAEKTTLYDMDIDITQKYVAVACQDRNVRVYNTVNGKQKKCYKGSQGDEGSLLKVHVDPSGTFLATSCSDKSISVIDFYSGECIAKMFGHSEIVTSMKFTYDCRHLITVSGDSCVFIWHLGPELTNCMKQHLLEIDRREQQRQETKDGMWSSQPRQETYVSMPSETCSLSPGEQTEDELEDECEPEELLKTPSKESLDPDPQCLLTNGKLPLWAKRLLGDDDDVVDGSAFHARRSYQPHGRWAERADQEPLKTILDARDLDCYFTPMKPESLEDSLLDTVEPQSPAGLLSEPESPREDGCGHPSFLPLQSESSEASELIIYSPEAEVTVTGTDSEDCAKEGMREPGDQQGDSYLQVPSIGLKHQSPPEDSGESEADLECSFATIHSSPPQPDPDPRFDVPMPPTPGCPGTAEELSQPEVPSISNGSLPQTPEQEKFLRHHFETLTDAPPEELFHGSLRDVQASEAEDYFNPRLSISAQFLSRLQNTSRFTHTCPPQLPLHLGKPPEVKQSDFRGSQPRAEPPRVDAGCTSPGRTSVLSVGMAEEPLEPLEAWCPLNAPSLLQGSPRRWGEPGMPAPLELSSVETIVHRLQTTFQEALDLYHLVVSSDQVSAEQRQARTELASTFHWIHCQLEANDWLLGTDVAPDQALPSPGPPSPPTLCPLASPDLHALLEHYSELLVQAVRRKARGD; encoded by the exons GAAGTCTCTGAGTGCTCTGGCCTTCTCCCCTGATGGGAAGTACATAGTGACGGGGGAG AACGGGCACAGGCCTGCCGTGCGCATCTGGGACGTGGATGAGAAGAGTCAGGTGGCAGAGATGCTGGGCCACAAATACGGCGTGGCCTGTGTGGCCTTCTCCCCCAACATGAAGCACATCGTGTCCATGGGCTACCAGCACGATATGGTGCTCAACGTCTGGGACTGGAAG AAAGGCATTTTGGTGGCTTCCAACAAGGTCTCATGCAGAGTTATCGCCCTCTCCTTCTCCGAGGACAGCAGCTATTTTGTCACCGTTGGGAACCGGCATGTGAGGTTCTGGTTCTTGGAAGTCTCCACTGAGGCAAAG GTGACGGGCACGGTGCCCCTCGTGGGGCGCTCAGGCATCCTGGGTGAGCTGCACAACAACGTCTTCTGTGGTGTGGCTTGTGGCCGGGGCCGGATGGCAGGCAATACCTTCTGTGTGTCCTACTCGGGCCTCCTCTGCCAGTTCAACGAGAAGAGGGTACTAGAGAAGTGGATCAACCTAAAG GTCTCCCTGTCTTCCTGCCTCTGTGTCAGCCAGGAGCTCATCTTCTGCGGCTGCACAGATGGGATAGTCCGCATCTTCCAGGCCCACAGCCTGCACTACCTCGCCAACCTGCCCAAGCCACACTACCTCGGGGTGGACGTGGCGCAGGGCCTGGAGCCCAG CTTCCTCTTCCACAGGAAGGCAGAAGCAGTCTACCCAGATACAGTGGCGCTGACCTTCGACCCCATCCACCAGTGGCTGTCCTGCGTGTATAAGGACCACAGCATCTACATCTGGGATGTCAAAGACATCAACAAAGTAGGCAAGATGTGGTCAGAGCTCTTCCACAGCTCCTACGTCTGGAATGTGGAG GTGTATCCTGAGTTTGAAGATCAGAGAGCTTGTCTGCCATCAGGATCTTTTCTGACTTGTTCCTCAGACAACACCATCCGCTTCTGGAACATGGATAGCAGCCCTGACTCTCACTGGCAGAAAAACATCTTCAGTAAT ACCCTGCTGAAGGTAGTGTATGTGGAGAACGACATCCAGCACCTGCAGGACATGTCCCACTTCCCAGACCGAGGGAGCGAGAATGGGACACCTCTGGACGTGAAGGCCGGGGTGCGAGTCATGCAGGTCAGTCCTGACGGCCAGCACTTGGCTTCAGGCGACCGAAGTGGAAATCTGAG GATCCACGAGCTGCACTTCATGGATGAACTGGTCAAGGTGGAGGCCCACGACGCCGAGGTGCTGTGCCTGGAGTACTCCAAGCCCGAGACGG GGCTGACCTTGCTGGCCTCAGCCAGTCGGGACCGACTGATCCACGTGCTGAACGTGGAGAAGAACTACAACCTGGAGCAGACCCTGGACGACCACTCCTCCTCCATCACAGCCATCAAGTTCGCTG GCACCAGAGACATCCAGATGATCAGCTGTGGGGCTGACAAGAGCATCTACTTTCGCAGTGCCCAGCAG GCCTCGGATGGACTACACTTTGTCCGTACCCACCACGTAGCAGAGAAGACCACCTTGTATGACATGGACATTGACATCACCCAGAAGTATGTGGCTGTGGCCTGCCAAGACCGCAATGTAAG agTCTACAACACGGTGAACGGGAAGCAGAAGAAGTGCTATAAGGGCTCCCAGGGTGACGAAGGCTCCCTGCTGAAG GTCCACGTGGACCCCTCAGGCACCTTCCTGGCCACAAGCTGCTCTGACAAAAGCATCTCCGTGATCGACTTTTACTCGGGCGAGTGCATTGCCAAGATGTTTGGCCATTCAG AAATCGTCACCAGCATGAAGTTCACCTATGACTGTCGTCACTTGATCACAGTGTCTGGAGACAG CTGCGTGTTCATCTGGCACCTGGGCCCGGAGCTCACCAACTGCATGAAGCAGCACTTGCTGGAGATCGACCGCCGGGAGCAGCAGCGGCAGGAAACGAAGGACGGGATGTGGAGCAGCCAGCCCAG GCAGGAGACATATGTATCCATGCCCAGTGAGACGTGCTCCCTAAGCCCTGGAGAACAGACGGAGGATGAGCTGGAAGACGAGTGTGAACCTGAAGAGTTGTTGAAGACACCGTCCAAGGAGAGCTTGGATCCAG ATCCTCAGTGCCTGCTGACCAACGGCAAGCTGCCACTCTGGGCAAAGCGGCTG CTAGGAGATGACGATGATGTGGTGGATGGCTCAGCCTTCCATGCCAGGCGCAGCTACCAGCCGCATGGCCGCTGGGCAGAGCGGGCTGACCAGGAGCCCCTCAAGACCATCCTGGATGCCCGGGACCTGGATTGCTACTTTACCCCCATGAAGCCTGAGAGCCTGGAGGACTCCCTTCTGGATACAGTGGAGCCACAGAGCCCGGCGGGCCTGCTGAGCGAG CCCGAGAGTCCCCGGGAGGATGGCTGTGGgcatccctccttcctgcccctacAGAGCGAGTCCTCTGAGGCCAGCGAGCTCATCATCTACTCCCCAGAGGCGGAGGTGACGGTCACAGGGACAGACAG CGAGGACTGTGCGAAGGAGGGGATGAGGGAGCCCGGAGACCAGCAAGGCGACTCCTACCTCCAGGTCCCCTCCATCGGCTTGAAGCATCAGAGCCCACCGGAGG ACTCAGGGGAGTCAGAGGCCGACTTGGAGTGCAGCTTCGCCACCATCCACTCCTCCCCTCCACAGCCGGACCCAGACCCTCGATTTGATGTGCCAATGCCCCCAACACCAG GATGCCCAGGTACCGCAGAAGAGTTGTCCCAGCCCGAAGTGCCAAGCATTTCCAACGGCTCCCTGCCCCAGACCCCTGAGCAGGAGAAATTCCTCCGCCACCACTTCGAGACACTTACTGACGCCCCCCCTGAGG AGCTCTTCCACGGATCCCTGAGGGACGTGCAGGCCTCTGAGGCTGAGGACTACTTCAATCCCCGGCTGAGCATCTCGGCCCAGTTCCTCTCCCGCCTCCAGAACACATCCAG GTTCACCCACACCTGccctccccagctgcccctgCACCTTGGGAAGCCCCCAGAGGTCAAACAGTCAGACTTCAGAGGGAGCCAGCCCAGAGCAGAGCCCCCAAGAGTGGATGCTGGTTGCACCTCCCCGGGCAGGACCAGT GTTCTCTCTGTGGGGATGGCTGAGGAGCCCCTCGAGCCCCTGGAGGCCTGGTGCCCACTGA atgCGCCCAGTCTACTGCAGGGCAGCCCCAGACGGTGGGGGGAGCCTGGGATGCCGGCTCCCCTTGAGCTGAGCAGTGTGGAGACCATTGTGCACAGACTGCAGACTACCTTCCAGGAAGCTCTGGACCTTTACCACCTG GTGGTCTCCAGTGACCAGGTGAGCGCTGAGCAGCGGCAGGCACGGACTGAGCTGGCCTCCACCTTCCACTGGATCCACTGCCAGTTAGAGGCCAACGACTGGCTGCTTGGAACTGATGTGGCCCCAgaccaggccctgcccagcccagggccccctTCCCCTCCTACATTGTGCCCCCTTGCCAGCCCCGATTTGCACGCCCTGCTGGAACACTACTCGGAGCTGCTGGTACAGGCTGTGCGGAGGAAGGCCCGGGGGGACTGA
- the WDR62 gene encoding WD repeat-containing protein 62 isoform X1 codes for MAAIGPGGFARNDAVEKLPSVMAGVSARRGQSSPPPAPPVCLRRRTRPLAAPEETMQNRVSLEKVLGITAQNSNGLTCDPGTGHVAYLAGCVVVILNPKENKQQHIFNTARKSLSALAFSPDGKYIVTGENGHRPAVRIWDVDEKSQVAEMLGHKYGVACVAFSPNMKHIVSMGYQHDMVLNVWDWKKGILVASNKVSCRVIALSFSEDSSYFVTVGNRHVRFWFLEVSTEAKVTGTVPLVGRSGILGELHNNVFCGVACGRGRMAGNTFCVSYSGLLCQFNEKRVLEKWINLKVSLSSCLCVSQELIFCGCTDGIVRIFQAHSLHYLANLPKPHYLGVDVAQGLEPSFLFHRKAEAVYPDTVALTFDPIHQWLSCVYKDHSIYIWDVKDINKVGKMWSELFHSSYVWNVEVYPEFEDQRACLPSGSFLTCSSDNTIRFWNMDSSPDSHWQKNIFSNTLLKVVYVENDIQHLQDMSHFPDRGSENGTPLDVKAGVRVMQVSPDGQHLASGDRSGNLRIHELHFMDELVKVEAHDAEVLCLEYSKPETGLTLLASASRDRLIHVLNVEKNYNLEQTLDDHSSSITAIKFAGTRDIQMISCGADKSIYFRSAQQASDGLHFVRTHHVAEKTTLYDMDIDITQKYVAVACQDRNVRVYNTVNGKQKKCYKGSQGDEGSLLKVHVDPSGTFLATSCSDKSISVIDFYSGECIAKMFGHSEIVTSMKFTYDCRHLITVSGDSCVFIWHLGPELTNCMKQHLLEIDRREQQRQETKDGMWSSQPRQETYVSMPSETCSLSPGEQTEDELEDECEPEELLKTPSKESLDPDPQCLLTNGKLPLWAKRLLGDDDDVVDGSAFHARRSYQPHGRWAERADQEPLKTILDARDLDCYFTPMKPESLEDSLLDTVEPQSPAGLLSEPESPREDGCGHPSFLPLQSESSEASELIIYSPEAEVTVTGTDSEDCAKEGMREPGDQQGDSYLQVPSIGLKHQSPPEDSGESEADLECSFATIHSSPPQPDPDPRFDVPMPPTPGCPGTAEELSQPEVPSISNGSLPQTPEQEKFLRHHFETLTDAPPEELFHGSLRDVQASEAEDYFNPRLSISAQFLSRLQNTSRFTHTCPPQLPLHLGKPPEVKQSDFRGSQPRAEPPRVDAGCTSPGRTSVLSVGMAEEPLEPLEAWCPLTPCLTGLPPCVPSSSVLPTDRKPLTPTALPTPGLAQEVCTPSTRSYLQTTASSRAKMSRSISLEDRESPVLAELPRPLCRPSSMGELASLGQDLQAVSTAAPSSDSKAQEPALPSWGNHEARASLKLTLSNICDELLLPPPLLEPPTTCVWSQEPVATQPDVMAATASFLAHSPMDGSTLRLHNSAFLPRLPAPEPLNTPAHPNKPPLPEASPGAPGNITSLLEPTPDAPSLLQGSPRRWGEPGMPAPLELSSVETIVHRLQTTFQEALDLYHLVVSSDQVSAEQRQARTELASTFHWIHCQLEANDWLLGTDVAPDQALPSPGPPSPPTLCPLASPDLHALLEHYSELLVQAVRRKARGD; via the exons GAAGTCTCTGAGTGCTCTGGCCTTCTCCCCTGATGGGAAGTACATAGTGACGGGGGAG AACGGGCACAGGCCTGCCGTGCGCATCTGGGACGTGGATGAGAAGAGTCAGGTGGCAGAGATGCTGGGCCACAAATACGGCGTGGCCTGTGTGGCCTTCTCCCCCAACATGAAGCACATCGTGTCCATGGGCTACCAGCACGATATGGTGCTCAACGTCTGGGACTGGAAG AAAGGCATTTTGGTGGCTTCCAACAAGGTCTCATGCAGAGTTATCGCCCTCTCCTTCTCCGAGGACAGCAGCTATTTTGTCACCGTTGGGAACCGGCATGTGAGGTTCTGGTTCTTGGAAGTCTCCACTGAGGCAAAG GTGACGGGCACGGTGCCCCTCGTGGGGCGCTCAGGCATCCTGGGTGAGCTGCACAACAACGTCTTCTGTGGTGTGGCTTGTGGCCGGGGCCGGATGGCAGGCAATACCTTCTGTGTGTCCTACTCGGGCCTCCTCTGCCAGTTCAACGAGAAGAGGGTACTAGAGAAGTGGATCAACCTAAAG GTCTCCCTGTCTTCCTGCCTCTGTGTCAGCCAGGAGCTCATCTTCTGCGGCTGCACAGATGGGATAGTCCGCATCTTCCAGGCCCACAGCCTGCACTACCTCGCCAACCTGCCCAAGCCACACTACCTCGGGGTGGACGTGGCGCAGGGCCTGGAGCCCAG CTTCCTCTTCCACAGGAAGGCAGAAGCAGTCTACCCAGATACAGTGGCGCTGACCTTCGACCCCATCCACCAGTGGCTGTCCTGCGTGTATAAGGACCACAGCATCTACATCTGGGATGTCAAAGACATCAACAAAGTAGGCAAGATGTGGTCAGAGCTCTTCCACAGCTCCTACGTCTGGAATGTGGAG GTGTATCCTGAGTTTGAAGATCAGAGAGCTTGTCTGCCATCAGGATCTTTTCTGACTTGTTCCTCAGACAACACCATCCGCTTCTGGAACATGGATAGCAGCCCTGACTCTCACTGGCAGAAAAACATCTTCAGTAAT ACCCTGCTGAAGGTAGTGTATGTGGAGAACGACATCCAGCACCTGCAGGACATGTCCCACTTCCCAGACCGAGGGAGCGAGAATGGGACACCTCTGGACGTGAAGGCCGGGGTGCGAGTCATGCAGGTCAGTCCTGACGGCCAGCACTTGGCTTCAGGCGACCGAAGTGGAAATCTGAG GATCCACGAGCTGCACTTCATGGATGAACTGGTCAAGGTGGAGGCCCACGACGCCGAGGTGCTGTGCCTGGAGTACTCCAAGCCCGAGACGG GGCTGACCTTGCTGGCCTCAGCCAGTCGGGACCGACTGATCCACGTGCTGAACGTGGAGAAGAACTACAACCTGGAGCAGACCCTGGACGACCACTCCTCCTCCATCACAGCCATCAAGTTCGCTG GCACCAGAGACATCCAGATGATCAGCTGTGGGGCTGACAAGAGCATCTACTTTCGCAGTGCCCAGCAG GCCTCGGATGGACTACACTTTGTCCGTACCCACCACGTAGCAGAGAAGACCACCTTGTATGACATGGACATTGACATCACCCAGAAGTATGTGGCTGTGGCCTGCCAAGACCGCAATGTAAG agTCTACAACACGGTGAACGGGAAGCAGAAGAAGTGCTATAAGGGCTCCCAGGGTGACGAAGGCTCCCTGCTGAAG GTCCACGTGGACCCCTCAGGCACCTTCCTGGCCACAAGCTGCTCTGACAAAAGCATCTCCGTGATCGACTTTTACTCGGGCGAGTGCATTGCCAAGATGTTTGGCCATTCAG AAATCGTCACCAGCATGAAGTTCACCTATGACTGTCGTCACTTGATCACAGTGTCTGGAGACAG CTGCGTGTTCATCTGGCACCTGGGCCCGGAGCTCACCAACTGCATGAAGCAGCACTTGCTGGAGATCGACCGCCGGGAGCAGCAGCGGCAGGAAACGAAGGACGGGATGTGGAGCAGCCAGCCCAG GCAGGAGACATATGTATCCATGCCCAGTGAGACGTGCTCCCTAAGCCCTGGAGAACAGACGGAGGATGAGCTGGAAGACGAGTGTGAACCTGAAGAGTTGTTGAAGACACCGTCCAAGGAGAGCTTGGATCCAG ATCCTCAGTGCCTGCTGACCAACGGCAAGCTGCCACTCTGGGCAAAGCGGCTG CTAGGAGATGACGATGATGTGGTGGATGGCTCAGCCTTCCATGCCAGGCGCAGCTACCAGCCGCATGGCCGCTGGGCAGAGCGGGCTGACCAGGAGCCCCTCAAGACCATCCTGGATGCCCGGGACCTGGATTGCTACTTTACCCCCATGAAGCCTGAGAGCCTGGAGGACTCCCTTCTGGATACAGTGGAGCCACAGAGCCCGGCGGGCCTGCTGAGCGAG CCCGAGAGTCCCCGGGAGGATGGCTGTGGgcatccctccttcctgcccctacAGAGCGAGTCCTCTGAGGCCAGCGAGCTCATCATCTACTCCCCAGAGGCGGAGGTGACGGTCACAGGGACAGACAG CGAGGACTGTGCGAAGGAGGGGATGAGGGAGCCCGGAGACCAGCAAGGCGACTCCTACCTCCAGGTCCCCTCCATCGGCTTGAAGCATCAGAGCCCACCGGAGG ACTCAGGGGAGTCAGAGGCCGACTTGGAGTGCAGCTTCGCCACCATCCACTCCTCCCCTCCACAGCCGGACCCAGACCCTCGATTTGATGTGCCAATGCCCCCAACACCAG GATGCCCAGGTACCGCAGAAGAGTTGTCCCAGCCCGAAGTGCCAAGCATTTCCAACGGCTCCCTGCCCCAGACCCCTGAGCAGGAGAAATTCCTCCGCCACCACTTCGAGACACTTACTGACGCCCCCCCTGAGG AGCTCTTCCACGGATCCCTGAGGGACGTGCAGGCCTCTGAGGCTGAGGACTACTTCAATCCCCGGCTGAGCATCTCGGCCCAGTTCCTCTCCCGCCTCCAGAACACATCCAG GTTCACCCACACCTGccctccccagctgcccctgCACCTTGGGAAGCCCCCAGAGGTCAAACAGTCAGACTTCAGAGGGAGCCAGCCCAGAGCAGAGCCCCCAAGAGTGGATGCTGGTTGCACCTCCCCGGGCAGGACCAGT GTTCTCTCTGTGGGGATGGCTGAGGAGCCCCTCGAGCCCCTGGAGGCCTGGTGCCCACTGA CCCCCTGCCTCACAGGCCTGCCACCATGTGTCCCCTCCTCCTCAGTGCTGCCCACAGACAGGAAGCCTCTGACGCCCACAGCCCTACCCACTCCAGGCCTGGCTCAGGAGGTCTGCACCCCCTCCACCCGCTCCTACCTGCAGACCACTGCCAGCTCCCGTGCCAAGATGTCACGTAGCATCTCTCTCGAGGACAGGGAGAGCCCTGTCCTGGCTGAGCTGCCCAGACCCCTCTGCAGACCCTCGTCCATGGGGGAGCTGGCCTCCCTGGGCCAGGATCTCCAGGCTGTCAGCACAGCAGCACCCAGTTCTGACAGCAAGGCCCAAgagcctgccctgccctcctggggcaaCCATGAGGCCCGAGCCAGCCTGAAACTGACCCTGTCGAACATCTGTGATGAGCTcttgctgcccccacccctgctggaGCCTCCTACCACGTGCGTCTGGTCCCAGGAACCTGTAGCCACCCAGCCTGATGTCATGGCCGCAACAGCCAGCTTCCTGGCCCATAGCCCCATGGATGGGAGCACCCTGAGGCTCCACAACTCCGCCTTTCTCCCAAGGCTTCCAGCCCCTGAGCCCCTCAacacccctgcccaccccaacAAGCCCCCGCTTCCAGAGGCCAGTCCTGGGGCCCCTGGCAACATCACCTCCCTCCTGGAGCCCACTCCTG atgCGCCCAGTCTACTGCAGGGCAGCCCCAGACGGTGGGGGGAGCCTGGGATGCCGGCTCCCCTTGAGCTGAGCAGTGTGGAGACCATTGTGCACAGACTGCAGACTACCTTCCAGGAAGCTCTGGACCTTTACCACCTG GTGGTCTCCAGTGACCAGGTGAGCGCTGAGCAGCGGCAGGCACGGACTGAGCTGGCCTCCACCTTCCACTGGATCCACTGCCAGTTAGAGGCCAACGACTGGCTGCTTGGAACTGATGTGGCCCCAgaccaggccctgcccagcccagggccccctTCCCCTCCTACATTGTGCCCCCTTGCCAGCCCCGATTTGCACGCCCTGCTGGAACACTACTCGGAGCTGCTGGTACAGGCTGTGCGGAGGAAGGCCCGGGGGGACTGA